TTATTTCAATTTTTAACGAGTATGACTATACGTGAAATTAAGTTGCAAGACGAGGAATTGCTTTTTGAATCTTGCCAGCAGTTTATCGGCTTGTGGTGGCAGGAAGGGTATGAAAAAGGCGAAAGAAGATATCGATTAAAGCTACACTAAGACAAGCATAAACTTTCCTCTTGTCCCATATAAGTAATTAGAGGGACTAGCTGGAGGAGGAAAGGTATGAAGAGAATTCGAATTATCTCTTTTGCGCTCGCTGCGGTTGTTTTGTTTTTTTTAGTTAAACAAGAATTTCAAATTACAAAATCGTGGCGAGCTTGGAATTTACCCTTATCAGGGAAAGTGATTGTACTAGATGCTGGGCATGGTGGGCCAGACGGAGGGGCTGTTGGTGGAAAGGATATTGTAGAAAAAGATATTACGCTTGAGATTACAAAAAAGGTACAAGATTATTTACAAGAACAAGGTGCTTTAGTTATTTTAACTCGTGAAGGAGATTATGATTTAGCTAATAAAGATACAAAGTCATATAGTAGACGTAAAGCAGAGGATTTAAAAAAGCGTGTTGAGATCATTAATAAGCCTGATGTAGACTTTTTTGCGAGTATTCATTTAAATGCCCTAACTAGTAGTGGATCTAAGGGCGCACAAACGTTCTACTACCGTTCTTCGATTGAAAACGAACGGGCTGCGAAATTTATACAAGCTGAATTGAGAACAAGCTTAGAAAATACGAATCGTTCTGCTAAAACAATTCCTCACGTGTATTTATTGAAGTATGCCAAAAAACCAGGTGCTTTAATTGAGGCTGGCTTTTTATCGAATGTGAATGAAAGATATATGTTAAATTCGGAGAAATACCAGCAAAAAGTAGCGGCTGCAATATATCGTGGTATATTACGTTATTTTACGGAAAAAGGAAATCCTCCAGAATAAGGAGGATTTTTCGAGTTTCTCTCGTTAACGAAGTTTTCCGAAAATATGTTATACTGGAAATGTAAACGCATTTATTTCAAAAATAAAGAGAGATAAATTTAATTAACATTACGTTATTTTTCATACAGGGGGCTGGGCTAATTATGGTAACAAAAGAGCAGGTAGTGGAAGCATTGGAAGGGATTGTAGATCCGTTTATACATAAAACGTTAAAAGAAACAAATGCAATTAAAGAGGTAACAGTCAAGCCTGAGAAGGAACATGTAAGTGTTAAAATTGCAATTGTAAAGACAGGTACAGCGGAACAAATGCAGTTGCAGTCTGGAATTGTAAAGTTAGTAAAAGAACTTGGAGCAACAACAGTTGGACTTCGTTTTGCAGAATTTACAGAAGAGGAACTAGCCCAGTTTGCACCACCGCAAGAGGAAGAGAAAAGTGAATCCTTATTATCACCGAACTCAAATACAACATTTTTAGCGGTAGCAAGTGGAAAAGGTGGAGTAGGGAAATCGACTGTTTCAGTTAACCTTGCAATTGCTTTAGCTCGTTTAGGAAAAAAGGTTGGTATCATTGATGCGGATATTTATGGTTTTAGTGTACCGGATATGATGGGTATAGAAAAACGCCCAATCGTAAGAGGTGATAAGATAATACCAGTGGAGCGTCTAGGAGTGAAAGTAATCTCAATGGGATTCTTTGTAGAAGATAACGCACCTGTTATTTGGAGAGGACCGATGCTTGGGAAAATGTTAAATCACTTTTTCACAGAAGTAGAATGGGGTGATTTAGATTACTTAGTATTGGATCTACCACCAGGTACGGGTGATGTTGCTCTAGATGTGCATTCGATGTTGCCGGCTTGTAAAGAGATTATTGTAACAACGCCGCATCCAACAGCGGCATTTGTAGCAGCGCGCGCTGGAGCCATGGCTTTACGTACAGAACACAGCATTCTTGGTGTTGTTGAAAATATGGCGTATTTTGAAAGTAAAGCAACTGGTGAAAAAGAGTATGTGTTTGGAAGAGGTGGAGGAGATAAATTAGCTACGGAACTCCAAACGGATGTACTTGGTCGAATTCCACTTCAACAACCTGATTGGAATAAAGAGGACTTTGCGCCGTCAGTATATGAAGATACACATACAACGGGTCTTATTTATCGTAAGATAGCTGAGACAGTTATTGATAAAACAGCTGTTATACAAAAATAAAGTAGTAAGTAATGAGTGGACAATATATACGTTGTCCACTCATTACTATAATTTTTATTGTTGTTCTTTGTTCCCATCTTGAGAACCACCTTCACCGCCTGCGCCTTTCTTATCAGACCCACCTTTTTCGGCTTTTTGTACACCTTTACTAATGATGTCAATCATCTTAGCTTGGAAGAGTGGACTTTCGGCAGTTTCGGTTAGTACTTGCTGTAAATATTGACGATATTCTTTACTCTTCATTGTTTGTAACATAATTTTCTCTACTTCAGGATTTTTCATAATCTCTATAACACCTGATTGGTATTCAGGGTCTTTTAGTAAAGTTTTCATTAAGTTTGTTTGTTCTTTTCCCATGCTTTTAGCAAATTTCGATGAGAACTCAGGGTCTTTAAAGAGCTTTTCCCAGAATTGTTGCCCTTTTTCAGATACCATCGCATCTTCAATCGTTTTCTTTACTACTGTTTCATCTAATATGAGGGCTTGTTTCATTTTTTCATCAGTTAATACATCTTGGATTGCCTTTTTTCCTTGGTCGGTTTTTAAAATATCAACAATCATTTTTTTTGTTTGATCATAATCAAGTTCGGATTTTGCTTCTTTTTCTTGTGCACATGCCACTAGTGCCATAAATAGAAAAGAAGAAATCAAAACGAGCAGCATCCGTTTCATAAGTTGGAGCTCCTTTCAGCACAGTTCTCTTTTTTTAATATAAATCTCTTTAAGGAATTTATACATTAACATGGCTAGCTTTTTGAAATTGTCATTGATACAATTTAATTAGAAATATAAGAATAATGGGGGATGTGTTGTGAATAGCCGCAAGTGGGTACGACTATTTTTTACGACGTTGTTTCTTGGTGGGATTAGCACGGTCTTTATTGGTTTTGTTTTAGAGTGGGACAAGTACGCTAAATTTTTTCAAAATTTCGACGGAAAGGAGATTCTAGCAGTTTCTTTCTGGTTGATGGGCGTAGGATTTATTTTTAGTGTTATAAGTCAAATGGGGTTCTTTGCATATTTAACGATTCATCGTTTTGGATTAGGGATGTTTCGGTCATCTTCTTTATGGAATGCAGTGCAACTGTTCTTTATTGCGTTCGTATTGTTTGATTTCGTTTATTTAAGGTCAGTACTTATTGCAAATGGGGAAGTTTCGTTAGGGAATAACATACTTGTTGCTGGGATGTTATTTGTGTTTGGGGCAATTGTCGCTTACATAAAGAGTAAAGAAACGAATAAAAAAGCATTTGTTCCCGCTTTGTTCTTTATGGTTGTTGTAACAATTCTTGAATGGGTACCAGCGCTCCGGATTAATGATACAGATTGGTTATATTTAATGGTGATACCACTTCTATTATGTAATGCATATCAGTTACTTGTATTGCATCGTTTAATTGGACAAAAGAGTAAGTCAGCTTAATGAGAAGAGAATGGGTTTTTAATTAACCAGATTCTTATCGTCTGTAAACACTAGGATAAAAAAAGCTCCGCTATCTTAACGAAAGATAGTGGAGCTTTTTATGTGTGAAGAACCGTGTGGAAAGGAACTACTTAATATCTTCGCTTTTTGTACTTGTGTTGGAAATAAGTTGCGATACAGATGTTTGTTCATATCCGTCGCTCTTTAATTTTTGTAAGAGTAATGGTAAAGCTTTATTTGTTTGAAGGGCAGAATCAGAAGCATGTAATAAGACAATATCTCCACCCTTTAAATTGCTAGAGACTGTGGAAACGATTTTATTTACGCCGGGATTTTTCCAGTCATTTGAATTGTTACTCCAATGAACGATGGTGTATCCGAGTGATTCCGCTATTTTAAGAGTCGTTTTGTTAAAGTCGCCACTAGGTGGACGTAATAGCTTGACTTGTTTTACGCCAAGTTTTGTAAAAACATCTTGTGCCCGTAAAAGATCTCGTCGTATTTCATTTGCTTCTAGTGAAGTGTAGGACGTGTAATTATAACCCATACTACCAATCTCATGTCCATCTTTCATGATGCGTTCGACAATATCAGGGTGTCTTTCAGCCCATGCAGCAGAGAGAAAGAAGGTTGCATTCTTAATTTCTCTTTCTTTGAGTGTATTAAGGATTGGAATAGCTTTTTGGTCTCCCCAACTAACGTCAAACGTGAATGCAACTTGTTTTTTTGCAGTGTCCCCTTTGTAAATCACTTTAGGGCCAGTAGCAGTTGAAAAAGCAGATTCATGTGAATATGTTTTTAAAAAGAGTAGCCATGCTGTAAATAAGGAAAGTACGACTATTAAGCTAATGTGTTTAAATGTCCTTTTACTCGTAATAAAAAAGAAAAACATAATATTACGCCCCTTTGTCCAATCCTTTTCAGTTACATATATGCTTTAAATTAAAAAAAGAGAACAAGGGATTAATATCGTAAGTGGTGGATATAATGAGTGATAGAATTTTGTTTTTTGATGATACAGTATTGATAATTGAAAATGAGTGCGGTGTTTATCGGTACACGTAAGGAGTTATTGGGGTGATAATTTGCTTGGGATTATGTTGACGAAGGAAGAGAAAAAAGAAATGGAATACATACTGAAGAGAGAATTAGAGGAACTTTTATTTGATTTTGAAGATGAGCGTATACATAGCGTTGTAAAAAAGGTATAAAATCATTTTTTGTTTATTTCGGAGAGTTGCTAATAGGGAAGAATGTATTCGTTATGTAAGAAAAAGAATTTTTTATTAAAAAGTATTGACGTTAATAGTAAGTATATGATAAATTAATAAACGTCGCTGATGCAGAAACGCAGAAAACGACAAAAAAGAAATTAAAAAACTTAGTTGACATCGAAAAATGAAGATGTTAACATAAGGAAGTCGCAAATGAGCGACAGACAAGTTCTTTGAAAACTGAACGAAACAAACAACGTGAACGTCAATTTTTATTTTTAGATGCTAGACAAACTAACTTTATTGGAGAGTTTGATCCTGGCTCAGGATGAACGCTGGCGGCGTGCCTAATACATGCAAGTCGAGCGAATGGATTGAGAGCTTGCTCTCAAGAAGTTAGCGGCGGACGGGTGAGTAACACGTGGGTAACCTGCCCATAAGACTGGGATAACTCCGGGAAACCGGGGCTAATACCGGATAATATTTTGAACTGCATAGTTCGAAATTGAAAGGCGGCTTCGGCTGTCACTTATGGATGGACCCGCGTCGCATTAGCTAGTTGGTGAGGTAACGGCTCACCAAGGCAACGATGCGTAGCCGACCTGAGAGGGTGATCGGCCACACTGGGACTGAGACACGGCCCAGACTCCTACGGGAGGCAGCAGTAGGGAATCTTCCGCAATGGACGAAAGTCTGACGGAGCAACGCCGCGTGAGTGATGAAGGCTTTCGGGTCGTAAAACTCTGTTGTTAGGGAAGAACAAGTGCTAGTTGAATAAGCTGGCACCTTGACGGTACCTAACCAGAAAGCCACGGCTAACTACGTGCCAGCAGCCGCGGTAATACGTAGGTGGCAAGCGTTATCCGGAATTATTGGGCGTAAAGCGCGCGCAGGTGGTTTCTTAAGTCTGATGTGAAAGCCCACGGCTCAACCGTGGAGGGTCATTGGAAACTGGGAGACTTGAGTGCAGAAGAGGAAAGTGGAATTCCATGTGTAGCGGTGAAATGCGTAGAGATATGGAGGAACACCAGTGGCGAAGGCGACTTTCTGGTCTGTAACTGACACTGAGGCGCGAAAGCGTGGGGAGCAAACAGGATTAGATACCCTGGTAGTCCACGCCGTAAACGATGAGTGCTAAGTGTTAGAGGGTTTCCGCCCTTTAGTGCTGAAGTTAACGCATTAAGCACTCCGCCTGGGGAGTACGGCCGCAAGGCTGAAACTCAAAGGAATTGACGGGGGCCCGCACAAGCGGTGGAGCATGTGGTTTAATTCGAAGCAACGCGAAGAACCTTACCAGGTCTTGACATCCTCTGAAAACTCTAGAGATAGAGCTTCTCCTTCGGGAGCAGAGTGACAGGTGGTGCATGGTTGTCGTCAGCTCGTGTCGTGAGATGTTGGGTTAAGTCCCGCAACGAGCGCAACCCTTGATCTTAGTTGCCATCATTAAGTTGGGCACTCTAAGGTGACTGCCGGTGACAAACCGGAGGAAGGTGGGGATGACGTCAAATCATCATGCCCCTTATGACCTGGGCTACACACGTGCTACAATGGACGGTACAAAGAGCTGCAAGACCGCGAGGTGGAGCTAATCTCATAAAACCGTTCTCAGTTCGGATTGTAGGCTGCAACTCGCCTACATGAAGCTGGAATCGCTAGTAATCGCGGATCAGCATGCCGCGGTGAATACGTTCCCGGGCCTTGTACACACCGCCCGTCACACCACGAGAGTTTGTAACACCCGAAGTCGGTGGGGTAACCTTTATGGAGCCAGCCGCCTAAGGTGGGACAGATGATTGGGGTGAAGTCGTAACAAGGTAGCCGTATCGGAAGGTGCGGCTGGATCACCTCCTTTCTATGGAGAATTGATGAACGCAGTTCATCAATAAACGTTGACTTGTTTTGTTTCGTTCAGTTTTGAGAGAACTATCTCTCAAGTTTAAATGTATGTTCTTTGAAAACTAGATAACAGTGTAGCTCATATTTTTTTAATTTTAGTTTGGTTAAGTTAGAAAGGGCGCACGGTGGATGCCTTGACACTAGGAGTCGATGAAGGACGGGACTAACGCCGATATGCTTCGGGGAGCTGTAAGTAAGCTTTGATCCGAAGATTTCCGAATGGGGAAACCCACTATACGTAATGGTATGGTATCCTTACCTGAATACATAGGGTATGGAAGACAGACCCAGGGAACTGAAACATCTAAGTACCTGGAGGAAGAGAAAGCAAATGCGATTTCCTGAGTAGCGGCGAGCGAAACGGAATCTAGCCCAAACCAAGAGGCTTGCCTCTTGGGGTTGTAGGACATTCTATACGGAGTTACAAAGGAACGAGGTAGACGAAGCGACCTGGAAAGGTCCGTCACAGAGGGTAACAACCCCGTAGTCGAAACTTCGTTCTCTCTTGAATGTATCCTGAGTACGGCGGAACACGTGAAATTCCGTCGGAATCTGGGAGGACCATCTCCCAAGGCTAAATACTCCCTAGTGATCGATAGTGAACCAGTACCGTGAGGGAAAGGTGAAAAGCACCCCGGAAGGGGAGTGAAAGAGATCCTGAAACCGTGTGCCTACAAATAGTCAGAGCCCGTTAATGGGTGATGGCGTGCCTTTTGTAGAATGAACCGGCGAGTTACGATCCCGTGCGAGGTTAAGCTGAAGAGGCGGAGCCGCAGCGAAAGCGAGTCTGAATAGGGCGTTTAGTACGTGGTCGTAGACCCGAAACCAGGTGATCTACCCATGTCCAGGGTGAAGTTCAGGTAACACTGAATGGAGGCCCGAACCCACGCACGTTGAAAAGTGCGGGGATGAGGTGTGGGTAGCGGAGAAATTCCAATCGAACCTGGAGATAGCTGGTTCTCCCCGAAATAGCTTTAGGGCTAGCCTTAAGTGTAAGAGTCTTGGAGGTAGAGCACTGATTGAACTAGGGGTCCTCATCGGATTACCGAATTCAGTCAAACTCCGAATGCCAATGACTTATCCTTAGGAGTCAGACTGCGAGTGATAAGATCCGTAGTCAAGAGGGAAACAGCCCAGATCGCCAGCTAAGGTCCCAAAGTGTGTATTAAGTGGAAAAGGATGTGGAGTTGCTTAGACAACTAGGATGTTGGCTCAGAAGCAGCCACCATTTAAAGAGTGCGTAATAGCTCACTAGTCGAGTGACTCTGCGCCGAAAATGTACCGGGGCTAAATACACCACCGAAGCTGCGAATTGATACCAATGGTATCAGTGGTAGGGGAGCGTTCTAAGTGCAGTGAAGTCAGACCGGAAGGACTGGTGGAGCGCTTAGAAGTGAGAATGCCGGTATGAGTAGCGAAAGACGGGTGAGAATCCCGTCCACCGAATGCCTAAGGTTTCCTGAGGAAGGCTCGTCCGCTCAGGGTTAGTCAGGACCTAAGCCGAGGCCGACAGGCGTAGGCGATGGACAACAGGTTGATATTCCTGTACCACCTCTTTATCGTTTGAGCAATGGAGGGACGCAGAAGGATAGAAGAAGCGTGCGATTGGTTGTGCACGTCCAAGCAGTTAGGCTGATAAGTAGGCAAATCCGCTTATCGTGAAGGCTGAGCTGTGATGGGGAAGCTCCTTATGGAGCGAAGTCTTTGATTCCCCGCTGCCAAGAAAAGCTTCTAGCGAGATAAAAGGTGCCTGTACCGCAAACCGACACAGGTAGGCGAGGAGAGAATCCTAAGGTGTGCGAGAGAACTCTGGTTAAGGAACTCGGCAAAATGACCCCGTAACTTCGGGAGAAGGGGTGCTTTCTTAACGGAAAGCCGCAGTGAATAGGCCCAAGCGACTGTTTAGCAAAAACACAGGTCTCTGCGAAGCCGTAAGGCGAAGTATAGGGGCTGACACCTGCCCGGTGCTGGAAGGTTAAGGAGAGGGGTTAGCGTAAGCGAAGCTCTGAACTGAAGCCCCAGTAAACGGCGGCCGTAACTATAACGGTCCTAAGGTAGCGAAATTCCTTGTCGGGTAAGTTCCGACCCGCACGAAAGGTGTAACGATTTGGGCACTGTCTCAACCAGAGACTCGGTGAAATTATAGTACCTGTGAAGATGCAGGTTACCCGCGACAGGACGGAAAGACCCCGTGGAGCTTTACTGTAGCCTGATATTGAATTTTGGTACAGTTTGTACAGGATAGGCGGGAGCCATTGAAACCGGAGCGCTAGCTTCGGTGGAGGCGCTGGTGGGATACCGCCCTGACTGTATTGAAATTCTAACCTACGGGTCTTATCGACCCGGGAGACAGTGTCAGGTGGGCAGTTTGACTGGGGCGGTCGCCTCCTAAAGTGTAACGGAGGCGCCCAAAGGTTCCCTCAGAATGGTTGGAAATCATTCGTAGAGTGCAAAGGCATAAGGGAGCTTGACTGCGAGACCTACAAGTCGAGCAGGGACGAAAGTCGGGCTTAGTGATCCGGTGGTTCCGCATGGAAGGGCCATCGCTCAACGGATAAAAGCTACCCCGGGGATAACAGGCTTATCTCCCCCAAGAGTCCACATCGACGGGGAGGTTTGGCACCTCGATGTCGGCTCATCGCATCCTGGGGCTGTAGTCGGTCCCAAGGGTTGGGCTGTTCGCCCATTAAAGCGGTACGCGAGCTGGGTTCAGAACGTCGTGAGACAGTTCGGTCCCTATCCGTCGTGGGCGCAGGAAATTTGAGAGGAGCTGTCCTTAGTACGAGAGGACCGGGATGGACGCACCGCTGGTGTACCAGTTGTTCTGCCAAGGGCATAGCTGGGTAGCTATGTGCGGAAGGGATAAGTGCTGAAAGCATCTAAGCATGAAGCCCCCCTCAAGATGAGATTTCCCATAGCGTAAGCTAGTAAGATCCCTGAAAGATGATCAGGTTGATAGGTTCGAGGTGGAAGCATGGTGACATGTGGAGCTGACGAATACTAATAGATCGAGGACTTAACCATATAATATGAAGCAAATGTTATCTAGTTTTGAAGGAATATATATTTAAAATTCCTTTTGACATTCTCAAAAGAATGTCCATAATGATAAAAGTCTGGTAATGATGGCAGAGAGGTCACACCCGTTCCCATACCGAACACGGAAGTTAAGCTCTCTAGCGCCGATGGTAGTTGGGACCTTGTCCCTGTGAGAGTAGGACGTTGCCAGGCTTAGATTATTCCGCAGTAGCTCAGCGGTAGAGCTATCGGCTGTTAACCGATCGGTCGTAGGTTCGATTCCTACCTGCGGAGCCATTATGCTTCCATAGCTCAGCTGGTAGAGTACTTCCATGGTAAGGAAGAGGTCACCGGTTCAAGCCCGGTTGGAAGCTTGGGAAAAGTTTTTATTTTTTTGGCCCGTTGGTCAAGTGGTTAAGACACCGCCCTTTCACGGCGGTAACACGGGTTCGAATCCCGTACGGGTCACCACTTTTGGAGGATTAGCTCAGCTGGGAGAGCACCTGCCTTACAAGCAGGGGGTCGGCGGTTCGATCCCGTCATCCTCCACCATATATTTTTAAATGTCGGAGGGGTAGCGAAGTGGCTAAACGCGGCGGACTGTAAATCCGCTCCTTCGGGTTCGGCAGTTCGAATCTGCCCCCCTCCACCATTTTCTTTAAAATAACCTGAAAGGGTTTATTTTTTTGAAAAGATAACCATACTAGTAAATATTAATGGGCTATAGCCAAGCGGTAAGGCAACGGACTTTGACTCCGTCATGCGCTGGTTCGAATCCAGCTAGCCCAGCCATTTACGAGCCATTAGCTCAGTTGGTAGAGCATCTGACTTTTAATCAGAGGGTCGAAGGTTCGAATCCTTCATGGCTCACCATTTTCGCGGAAGTAGTTCAGTGGTAGAATACAACCTTGCCAAGGTTGGGGTCGCGGGTTCGAATCCCGTCTTCCGCTTAATTACTAAGGGGCCTTAGCTCAGCTGGGAGAGCGCCTGCCTTGCACGCAGGAGGTCAGCGGTTCGATCCCGCTAGGCTCCATATAAATAGGGAAAGCTTACATCA
This Bacillus mycoides DNA region includes the following protein-coding sequences:
- the cwlD gene encoding N-acetylmuramoyl-L-alanine amidase CwlD, with product MKRIRIISFALAAVVLFFLVKQEFQITKSWRAWNLPLSGKVIVLDAGHGGPDGGAVGGKDIVEKDITLEITKKVQDYLQEQGALVILTREGDYDLANKDTKSYSRRKAEDLKKRVEIINKPDVDFFASIHLNALTSSGSKGAQTFYYRSSIENERAAKFIQAELRTSLENTNRSAKTIPHVYLLKYAKKPGALIEAGFLSNVNERYMLNSEKYQQKVAAAIYRGILRYFTEKGNPPE
- a CDS encoding Mrp/NBP35 family ATP-binding protein, with product MVTKEQVVEALEGIVDPFIHKTLKETNAIKEVTVKPEKEHVSVKIAIVKTGTAEQMQLQSGIVKLVKELGATTVGLRFAEFTEEELAQFAPPQEEEKSESLLSPNSNTTFLAVASGKGGVGKSTVSVNLAIALARLGKKVGIIDADIYGFSVPDMMGIEKRPIVRGDKIIPVERLGVKVISMGFFVEDNAPVIWRGPMLGKMLNHFFTEVEWGDLDYLVLDLPPGTGDVALDVHSMLPACKEIIVTTPHPTAAFVAARAGAMALRTEHSILGVVENMAYFESKATGEKEYVFGRGGGDKLATELQTDVLGRIPLQQPDWNKEDFAPSVYEDTHTTGLIYRKIAETVIDKTAVIQK
- the gerD gene encoding spore germination protein GerD, yielding MKRMLLVLISSFLFMALVACAQEKEAKSELDYDQTKKMIVDILKTDQGKKAIQDVLTDEKMKQALILDETVVKKTIEDAMVSEKGQQFWEKLFKDPEFSSKFAKSMGKEQTNLMKTLLKDPEYQSGVIEIMKNPEVEKIMLQTMKSKEYRQYLQQVLTETAESPLFQAKMIDIISKGVQKAEKGGSDKKGAGGEGGSQDGNKEQQ
- the kbaA gene encoding KinB signaling pathway activation protein KbaA; this translates as MNSRKWVRLFFTTLFLGGISTVFIGFVLEWDKYAKFFQNFDGKEILAVSFWLMGVGFIFSVISQMGFFAYLTIHRFGLGMFRSSSLWNAVQLFFIAFVLFDFVYLRSVLIANGEVSLGNNILVAGMLFVFGAIVAYIKSKETNKKAFVPALFFMVVVTILEWVPALRINDTDWLYLMVIPLLLCNAYQLLVLHRLIGQKSKSA
- the pdaB gene encoding polysaccharide deacetylase family sporulation protein PdaB, which gives rise to MFFFFITSKRTFKHISLIVVLSLFTAWLLFLKTYSHESAFSTATGPKVIYKGDTAKKQVAFTFDVSWGDQKAIPILNTLKEREIKNATFFLSAAWAERHPDIVERIMKDGHEIGSMGYNYTSYTSLEANEIRRDLLRAQDVFTKLGVKQVKLLRPPSGDFNKTTLKIAESLGYTIVHWSNNSNDWKNPGVNKIVSTVSSNLKGGDIVLLHASDSALQTNKALPLLLQKLKSDGYEQTSVSQLISNTSTKSEDIK